Proteins encoded together in one Flavobacterium keumense window:
- the argH gene encoding argininosuccinate lyase — protein MKLWEKGIATDKQIEHFTVGNDRELDLVLAKYDALGSIAHAKMLGQIGLLTEVETSSLVIALEEIIKEVEAGNFEIEDSFEDVHSKIEYLLTVKLGDAGKKIHTARSRNDQVLVDVHLYLKDVVKELKEQVKVLFDLLMESADKHQNVLLPGYTHLQIAMPSSFGMWFSAYAESLIDDITMLNAALKVVDQNPLGSAAGYGSSFPINRTFTTQELQFETLKFNAVAAQMSRGKAEKTVAFAMSSVAATLAKFSMDVCLYMSQNFDFISLPSHLTTGSSIMPHKKNPDVFELIRGKCNKIQALPYEITLITNNLPSGYHRDLQLLKEGLFPAIQNLKACLDIAIFAIKDITVKEHILDDKKYDYLFTVDSLNEMVVAGIPFRDAYKAVAEQLENGTFQSPKATKHSHEGSINNLCLNAIKDKMKRSF, from the coding sequence ATGAAACTTTGGGAAAAAGGAATTGCCACTGATAAGCAAATCGAACATTTCACTGTTGGAAACGACAGAGAATTAGACTTAGTTTTGGCTAAATACGATGCATTGGGTTCTATTGCTCATGCCAAAATGTTAGGTCAAATTGGTTTGTTGACTGAAGTAGAAACCTCTTCATTGGTTATCGCTTTGGAGGAAATTATTAAAGAGGTCGAAGCCGGTAATTTTGAAATCGAAGATAGTTTTGAAGACGTTCATTCCAAAATCGAATACCTATTGACTGTCAAGTTAGGCGATGCTGGAAAAAAAATACACACAGCGCGTTCTCGTAACGACCAAGTTTTAGTAGATGTACATTTATACTTAAAAGATGTTGTCAAAGAGCTCAAAGAACAGGTAAAAGTACTTTTTGATTTATTGATGGAATCGGCTGATAAGCACCAAAATGTATTATTACCTGGTTATACACATTTACAAATCGCCATGCCTTCTTCTTTTGGTATGTGGTTTTCAGCCTATGCAGAAAGCTTGATTGATGATATTACAATGTTGAATGCCGCACTAAAAGTGGTAGATCAAAACCCATTGGGTTCTGCTGCGGGTTACGGAAGTTCCTTCCCAATTAACAGAACGTTTACCACCCAAGAGCTACAATTTGAAACTTTAAAATTCAATGCCGTAGCTGCTCAAATGAGTCGCGGAAAAGCAGAAAAAACAGTCGCTTTTGCTATGAGTAGCGTGGCAGCAACTTTGGCAAAATTTTCTATGGATGTGTGTTTGTACATGAGCCAGAATTTTGATTTCATCAGCTTGCCGTCTCATCTTACAACAGGTTCTAGTATTATGCCTCATAAGAAAAATCCTGATGTATTTGAATTGATTCGTGGAAAATGCAACAAAATCCAAGCGCTACCTTATGAAATCACTTTGATTACGAACAATTTACCAAGTGGTTATCATAGAGATTTACAATTATTGAAAGAAGGATTGTTTCCGGCAATTCAAAATTTAAAAGCTTGTTTGGACATTGCTATTTTTGCTATCAAAGATATTACGGTAAAAGAACATATTTTAGACGATAAAAAATACGACTATCTTTTTACAGTTGATTCACTAAATGAAATGGTAGTTGCTGGAATTCCGTTTAGAGATGCCTACAAGGCAGTTGCTGAACAACTGGAAAATGGCACATTCCAATCGCCTAAAGCCACTAAACACAGTCACGAAGGAAGTATCAATAACTTATGTTTAAATGCGATAAAAGACAAAATGAAACGTTCTTTTTAG
- a CDS encoding formimidoylglutamase: MDKLIPFTITDLGKITNHRNGEIKFGEKMITVPKGIDPLQFLATCDAQFVIFGIPEDIGIRANYGRPGAASAWNSAIKSIANIQHNRFCKGNQIVVLGQLNVASEMEEVKHLDFNDIDDRSKLSQLVEQIDKEVSHIIFNIVKLGKTPIIIGGGQNNAYGNIKGTALAKGKPINAINFDAHSDFRILEGRHSGNAFSYAYEEGFLKKYFIFGLHENYTSKSVLDTLKKIEDRVRYVTYDSINIRKEKEFEHEMIQALDFINQDAFGLEIDLGAVPNIASSTMTLTGFSVEELRRFVSFFGKFQNTTYLHLCEGAPDLGEEKNDHLVGKIIGHLITDFIKSSTEKNESSSSVITKLIHQK; encoded by the coding sequence ATGGATAAACTAATTCCTTTTACAATAACCGACCTTGGTAAAATTACAAATCACAGGAATGGAGAAATCAAATTTGGCGAGAAAATGATTACTGTACCTAAAGGAATTGATCCATTACAATTCTTAGCTACTTGTGATGCTCAATTCGTGATTTTTGGGATACCTGAAGACATTGGAATCAGAGCTAATTATGGTAGACCTGGAGCAGCATCTGCTTGGAATAGTGCCATAAAAAGTATTGCCAACATTCAACACAATCGATTTTGTAAAGGAAATCAAATTGTCGTTCTAGGCCAACTCAATGTTGCTAGTGAAATGGAAGAAGTAAAACATTTAGATTTCAACGATATTGATGACCGATCTAAATTAAGTCAATTAGTTGAACAAATAGATAAAGAGGTTTCTCATATTATTTTCAATATCGTAAAACTCGGAAAAACACCTATTATCATTGGGGGTGGACAAAATAATGCTTACGGAAATATTAAGGGAACCGCTTTAGCCAAAGGAAAGCCAATAAACGCAATTAATTTTGATGCCCATTCTGATTTTAGAATTTTAGAAGGCCGCCACAGTGGAAATGCTTTTTCCTATGCTTATGAAGAGGGGTTTTTAAAAAAATATTTTATTTTTGGATTGCATGAAAATTATACTTCTAAAAGTGTTTTAGATACGTTAAAAAAAATCGAAGATCGTGTTCGTTATGTCACTTATGACAGTATCAATATCAGAAAAGAAAAAGAATTTGAACACGAAATGATACAGGCTTTAGATTTTATCAATCAAGATGCTTTTGGACTAGAAATCGATTTAGGAGCTGTCCCCAATATTGCCAGTAGCACCATGACCCTTACAGGTTTTTCTGTAGAAGAATTAAGACGGTTTGTTTCTTTCTTTGGTAAATTTCAAAATACAACCTATTTACATCTCTGCGAAGGAGCTCCTGATTTAGGAGAAGAAAAAAACGACCACTTAGTTGGTAAAATTATTGGTCATCTAATTACTGATTTTATAAAATCTAGTACTGAAAAAAACGAATCCTCATCCTCAGTGATTACAAAATTAATACATCAAAAATAA
- a CDS encoding DEAD/DEAH box helicase, which translates to MLFEELSLSKSIQKAVYEEGYTQPTPIQEQAIPYILEGKDVIGCAQTGTGKTAAFAIPIIHQLHRIVGSSKKSKQIRALIVTPTRELAIQIGQNFDTYAKYTNLTQTTIFGGVSQIPQVDVLKKGIDVVISTPGRLLDLHKQGFINFDYLHTLVLDEADQMLDMGFINDVKKIVKLTPNNRQTLLFSATMPMAIRELAELFLKNPARVEVAPISSTAEKVKQRIYFVEKSEKRNLLYHLIRNEKLSDVLVFTRTKHGADNVVKSLRKKGIAAEAIHGDKSQSARQRVLESFKNKEVNILVATDIAARGIDIDQLPLVINFDLPNIPETYVHRIGRTGRAGHEGIALSFCSKDEHPYWKDIQRLIRVDVKTITEHPYPWHTDRPDGSIETITPSTKRSGKNQKSRKSNTSKKNKKRWY; encoded by the coding sequence ATGTTATTCGAAGAATTATCACTTTCAAAAAGTATTCAAAAAGCCGTTTATGAAGAAGGCTATACGCAACCCACTCCTATCCAAGAACAAGCAATTCCATATATTTTAGAAGGCAAAGATGTAATTGGTTGTGCACAAACTGGGACAGGAAAAACAGCTGCATTTGCGATTCCCATCATTCACCAACTGCATCGAATAGTAGGTTCTTCAAAAAAAAGCAAACAAATTAGAGCTTTAATTGTTACCCCAACCCGAGAGTTAGCGATACAAATTGGGCAAAATTTTGACACTTATGCCAAATATACGAATCTAACTCAAACCACTATTTTTGGTGGTGTATCTCAAATTCCACAAGTTGATGTACTAAAAAAAGGAATTGATGTAGTAATAAGTACTCCTGGACGTTTACTCGATTTACATAAACAAGGATTTATCAATTTCGATTATCTACATACACTAGTCCTAGATGAAGCTGATCAAATGCTCGACATGGGATTCATTAATGATGTAAAAAAAATTGTAAAATTAACCCCAAACAACAGACAAACATTGTTGTTTTCGGCCACTATGCCAATGGCTATTAGAGAATTAGCCGAACTATTTTTAAAAAATCCTGCCAGAGTAGAAGTCGCACCTATTTCTTCTACTGCAGAGAAAGTCAAACAACGTATTTACTTTGTTGAAAAAAGTGAAAAAAGAAACTTACTGTATCACTTAATCCGAAATGAAAAGCTATCTGATGTATTAGTTTTTACAAGAACTAAACACGGAGCAGACAATGTTGTAAAATCTTTACGAAAAAAAGGCATCGCTGCTGAAGCTATCCATGGAGATAAATCTCAAAGTGCAAGACAACGTGTATTGGAATCTTTTAAAAATAAAGAAGTAAATATTCTTGTTGCTACAGACATTGCTGCCCGTGGAATTGACATTGATCAACTCCCCTTAGTAATTAATTTCGATTTACCAAATATTCCAGAAACATACGTTCACCGAATTGGAAGAACGGGTCGTGCTGGACATGAAGGAATTGCACTTTCTTTTTGTAGCAAAGATGAGCATCCCTATTGGAAAGATATCCAAAGATTAATTAGAGTTGATGTAAAAACTATTACTGAGCATCCCTATCCTTGGCACACTGACAGACCTGATGGAAGTATAGAAACAATAACTCCATCTACTAAGCGCAGTGGAAAAAATCAAAAATCAAGAAAATCTAACACTTCTAAAAAAAATAAAAAACGCTGGTATTAA
- a CDS encoding Hsp20/alpha crystallin family protein, with protein sequence METLVKRNSLLPLLPTSNFIDDLFSRDIFDWTDRNFSSIGSNLPSVNLKETDTKLQVELAAPGMKKEDFKVEIDNNTLLISSEKEEEKEESRKKDNYLRKEFNYQSFFRSFTLPEYIDENKIQANYKDGILHVEIAKKEGSKKKSSKTIAIE encoded by the coding sequence ATGGAAACTTTAGTAAAACGAAACAGCTTATTGCCGTTACTCCCAACAAGTAATTTTATCGATGATTTATTTTCAAGAGATATCTTCGATTGGACAGACAGAAACTTCTCTTCTATTGGTAGCAATTTACCTTCTGTAAATTTAAAAGAAACAGATACTAAATTACAAGTAGAATTAGCGGCGCCAGGTATGAAAAAGGAGGATTTTAAAGTAGAAATTGATAATAACACGCTACTTATTTCATCTGAGAAAGAAGAAGAAAAAGAAGAATCTAGAAAAAAAGACAATTACCTCCGAAAAGAATTTAATTATCAATCTTTTTTCAGGTCATTTACTTTACCTGAATATATTGACGAGAATAAAATTCAAGCCAATTACAAAGACGGTATTCTTCATGTAGAAATTGCCAAAAAAGAAGGTAGTAAAAAGAAAAGTAGTAAAACAATTGCTATTGAGTAA
- a CDS encoding dicarboxylate/amino acid:cation symporter: protein MKENTNKTSFFSGLTGQILTAMILGAILGIVIHTNCTDEIAQSFSSKIKMLATVFIRLVQMIISPLVFTTLVVGIAKLGDIKAVGRIGGKALAWFFTASFISLLLGMFFVNVLEPGVGLNLSNIDVAAASEVTAKTQTLSFENFIEHIVPKSVFEAMATNEILQIVIFSIFFGLAAAAIGDNAKPVINALDKTSHIVLKMVNYVMKFAPIGVFGAIAGVFAVRDFQELAMTYFKYFGSFLIGISSLWIVLILIGFIFLKSRMSILLKRIMSPLIVAFGTTSSEAVFPKLTEELERFGVKDKIVSFMLPLGYSFNLDGSMMYMTFASIFIAQAYGVHLDLGTQMTMLLVLMLTSKGIAGVPRASLVVVAATCGMFKIPVEGIALILPIDHFCDMFRTATNVLGNALATSVVGQWEDDIEAKQ, encoded by the coding sequence ATGAAAGAAAACACCAATAAAACTTCCTTCTTTTCAGGACTGACAGGACAAATCCTGACAGCCATGATTTTAGGTGCTATATTAGGAATTGTTATTCATACTAATTGCACTGACGAAATTGCGCAATCATTTAGTTCAAAGATTAAAATGCTAGCTACGGTTTTTATCCGTTTAGTACAAATGATTATTTCTCCTCTAGTATTTACAACATTGGTTGTGGGTATCGCTAAACTAGGTGATATTAAAGCTGTTGGTAGAATTGGAGGAAAAGCACTAGCTTGGTTCTTTACCGCTTCTTTCATTTCGTTATTACTCGGAATGTTTTTTGTTAATGTTTTAGAGCCAGGTGTGGGTTTAAATCTTTCTAATATTGATGTAGCGGCAGCTTCAGAAGTTACGGCTAAAACACAGACTTTATCTTTTGAAAATTTTATTGAACATATTGTACCTAAAAGTGTCTTTGAGGCTATGGCTACCAATGAAATTTTACAAATAGTAATCTTTTCGATTTTCTTTGGTTTAGCTGCGGCAGCTATTGGAGATAATGCTAAACCAGTAATAAATGCTTTAGATAAGACTTCTCATATTGTTTTGAAAATGGTCAATTATGTGATGAAGTTTGCACCTATAGGTGTTTTTGGAGCTATAGCAGGAGTTTTTGCAGTGCGAGATTTTCAAGAATTAGCAATGACTTATTTTAAATATTTTGGTTCGTTTTTGATCGGTATTTCTTCTCTTTGGATTGTATTAATTTTGATTGGATTTATTTTCTTAAAATCAAGAATGTCTATTTTATTAAAAAGAATAATGAGCCCTTTGATTGTAGCATTTGGAACTACAAGTAGCGAAGCGGTTTTTCCTAAATTAACAGAAGAATTAGAGCGCTTTGGTGTAAAAGATAAAATAGTTTCGTTTATGCTGCCTTTAGGTTATTCCTTTAATTTGGATGGCAGTATGATGTACATGACTTTTGCAAGTATATTTATTGCTCAAGCTTATGGTGTACATCTAGATTTAGGAACACAAATGACGATGCTATTAGTTTTAATGTTGACAAGTAAAGGGATAGCAGGTGTGCCAAGAGCGAGTTTGGTTGTCGTAGCGGCTACTTGCGGAATGTTTAAAATTCCTGTTGAAGGCATTGCTTTGATTTTGCCAATTGACCATTTTTGTGATATGTTCCGTACAGCGACTAATGTTTTAGGAAATGCTTTAGCTACTTCCGTAGTTGGTCAATGGGAAGATGATATAGAAGCAAAACAGTAA
- the aroC gene encoding chorismate synthase, with amino-acid sequence MAGNSYGTLFRITTFGESHGEALGGIIDGCPPGITIDFEAIQLEMARRKPGQSAIVTQRKEPDDVQFLSGIFEGKTTGTPIGFIIPNTNQKSDDYSHIKDNYRPSHADYVYDKKYGFRDYRGGGRSSARETASRVVAGAIAKQMLPEIKINAYVSSVGHIHLDKKYQELDFSKIESNPVRCPDEQSAAEMEEYIREIRKQGDTVGGVVTCVIQNVPVGLGEPVFDKLHAELGKAMLSINAVKGFEFGSGFCGAEMKGSDHNDLYFADGTTKTNLSGGIQGGISNGMDIYFRVAFKPVATIMQKQDALDNQGNIVEMTGKGRHDPCVVPRAVPIVEAMAAIVLADFHLLNKTYSK; translated from the coding sequence ATGGCAGGAAATAGCTACGGAACACTTTTTAGAATCACTACTTTTGGGGAATCACATGGAGAAGCTTTAGGTGGAATTATAGATGGATGCCCTCCAGGTATTACAATTGATTTTGAGGCAATCCAATTAGAAATGGCAAGAAGAAAGCCAGGTCAATCGGCTATCGTTACACAACGAAAAGAACCAGATGATGTTCAATTTCTTTCTGGAATTTTTGAAGGAAAAACAACAGGTACGCCAATTGGTTTCATTATCCCAAATACCAATCAAAAGTCAGACGACTATTCTCATATAAAAGATAATTACCGACCGAGTCATGCTGATTATGTGTATGATAAAAAATACGGTTTTCGTGATTACCGTGGAGGAGGCAGAAGTTCGGCCCGTGAAACTGCAAGTAGAGTTGTGGCAGGTGCTATTGCCAAACAGATGTTGCCTGAAATTAAAATAAATGCTTATGTTTCTTCAGTGGGACACATTCATTTAGATAAAAAGTACCAAGAGTTAGATTTTTCAAAAATAGAGAGTAATCCCGTACGATGTCCTGATGAGCAATCAGCGGCAGAAATGGAAGAATACATTCGTGAAATTCGTAAACAAGGAGACACTGTTGGAGGTGTAGTTACTTGTGTTATTCAGAATGTTCCGGTTGGATTGGGCGAGCCTGTTTTTGATAAATTGCATGCTGAGTTAGGTAAAGCAATGCTTTCTATCAATGCAGTAAAGGGATTTGAATTTGGAAGTGGTTTTTGTGGTGCCGAAATGAAAGGCAGCGACCACAATGATTTGTATTTTGCAGATGGAACCACCAAAACCAATCTTTCAGGAGGAATCCAAGGAGGAATCAGTAACGGTATGGATATTTATTTCAGAGTAGCTTTCAAACCAGTTGCTACAATTATGCAAAAACAAGATGCCTTAGATAATCAAGGGAATATCGTTGAAATGACAGGTAAAGGGCGTCATGATCCTTGCGTTGTACCTCGCGCAGTTCCTATTGTTGAGGCTATGGCGGCTATTGTTTTAGCTGATTTTCATTTGTTAAATAAAACGTACTCAAAATAG
- a CDS encoding outer membrane protein — protein MKKLIVSAVLLMGLGFTAQAQEISKNALGLRLGDNNGFGAEISYQKGLSKNNRLEADLGWRNNHDVSAIKLTGIYQWVWEIDNNFNWYAGAGAGLGSWSTTGNNGSFVYVAGDVGIEYNFKEAPILLSLDYRPEFGGHGYFDNNYGADIALGIRYKF, from the coding sequence ATGAAAAAATTAATTGTATCCGCAGTACTACTAATGGGATTAGGGTTTACTGCTCAGGCTCAAGAAATTTCAAAAAATGCTTTAGGATTGCGTTTGGGAGATAATAACGGTTTTGGTGCAGAAATCTCTTACCAAAAAGGATTATCTAAAAACAATCGATTAGAAGCTGATTTAGGTTGGAGAAATAATCACGATGTGAGTGCTATTAAATTAACAGGTATTTATCAATGGGTTTGGGAAATTGATAACAATTTCAACTGGTATGCTGGTGCTGGCGCTGGTTTAGGAAGTTGGAGTACAACAGGTAACAATGGGAGTTTTGTTTATGTGGCTGGAGATGTTGGAATTGAGTACAATTTCAAAGAAGCTCCTATTTTACTTTCATTAGATTACCGACCTGAATTTGGTGGTCATGGTTACTTTGACAACAATTATGGAGCCGATATTGCTTTAGGAATTAGGTATAAATTCTAA
- the bshA gene encoding N-acetyl-alpha-D-glucosaminyl L-malate synthase BshA: MKIAIVCYPTFGGSGVVATELGLELARRGHEIHFITYSQPVRLALLNPNVHYHEVNVPEYPLFHYQPYELALSSKLVDMVKLYKIEVLHVHYAIPHAYAGYMAKQMLKDEGIDIPMVTTLHGTDITLVGNHPFYKPAVTFSINKSDFVTSVSQSLKDDTLKLFNIKKEIQVIPNFIELDQIQKEDKTPCQRSVMANEDERIITHISNFRKVKRIPDIIKIFHAIQKEIPAKLMMVGDGPEKEKAEYLCQELGILDKVIFFGNSNEIDKILCQTDLFLLPSKTESFGLVALEAMACGVPVISSNAGGLPEVNQDGFSGFLSEVGDIKGMAKNALKILKDDEVLAEFKKNALATAQKFDIKKILPLYEDLYRRSIAKYL; encoded by the coding sequence ATGAAAATAGCAATTGTTTGTTATCCCACCTTTGGAGGAAGTGGAGTTGTAGCAACCGAATTAGGTCTTGAGTTGGCGCGTCGAGGACATGAAATTCATTTTATTACTTACAGTCAGCCAGTTCGATTAGCGTTATTAAACCCCAATGTACATTATCATGAAGTTAATGTGCCTGAGTATCCGTTGTTTCATTATCAACCGTATGAATTGGCTTTGTCAAGCAAATTAGTTGATATGGTAAAGTTGTATAAGATTGAGGTATTACATGTACATTATGCAATCCCCCATGCATATGCGGGTTATATGGCAAAGCAAATGCTGAAAGACGAGGGAATTGACATTCCAATGGTAACAACTCTTCATGGGACGGATATTACTTTGGTAGGAAATCACCCTTTCTATAAGCCAGCAGTTACTTTTAGTATCAACAAATCGGATTTTGTGACCTCAGTTTCACAAAGTTTAAAAGACGATACACTTAAATTATTCAATATTAAAAAAGAAATTCAGGTTATCCCTAATTTCATTGAATTGGATCAAATTCAAAAAGAAGATAAAACGCCTTGTCAACGTTCAGTTATGGCCAATGAAGATGAGCGAATTATTACTCATATTAGTAATTTTAGAAAAGTAAAACGAATTCCAGATATTATTAAAATATTTCACGCTATTCAAAAAGAAATTCCAGCCAAATTAATGATGGTGGGCGATGGACCAGAGAAAGAGAAAGCTGAATATTTATGTCAAGAATTAGGTATTTTGGACAAAGTTATTTTCTTTGGAAATAGTAATGAAATAGACAAAATTTTATGCCAAACGGATTTGTTTTTACTGCCTTCAAAAACGGAAAGTTTTGGATTAGTTGCTCTTGAAGCGATGGCGTGTGGAGTACCTGTAATATCAAGTAATGCAGGTGGTTTACCAGAAGTGAATCAAGACGGTTTTTCGGGTTTTTTAAGTGAAGTAGGTGATATTAAAGGAATGGCAAAGAATGCTTTGAAAATACTAAAAGATGACGAAGTGTTGGCTGAATTTAAGAAAAATGCTTTGGCAACAGCCCAAAAATTTGATATTAAAAAGATATTGCCATTATATGAAGATTTATACCGAAGATCCATTGCTAAATATTTATAA
- a CDS encoding phosphatase PAP2 family protein yields the protein MKKFNCIIFLFLSIVLGNAQNLDVDLLKKININRNTDLDPTFKTITNSAVPISIATPVVIYSIGLIQKDSLMKQKALFIGESFLASALITTVLKDVIRRERPYVKHPEIQPLSSEGSYSMPSGHTSTAFATATSLSMAYPKWYVVVPSFVWASSVGYSRMHLGVHYPSDVFIGAIVGSSSVYVTRKLNQWLDRKYNKIK from the coding sequence ATGAAGAAATTTAATTGTATCATTTTTTTGTTTTTAAGCATTGTTTTAGGAAATGCACAAAATCTAGATGTTGATTTATTGAAAAAAATTAATATCAATAGAAATACGGATTTAGATCCTACATTTAAAACAATTACTAATTCTGCAGTTCCAATAAGTATAGCAACGCCTGTAGTAATTTATTCAATTGGTTTAATTCAAAAGGATTCATTAATGAAACAAAAAGCATTATTTATAGGAGAATCATTTTTAGCTTCGGCTCTTATTACAACTGTTTTAAAAGATGTAATACGACGAGAACGTCCGTATGTAAAACACCCAGAAATACAACCACTCTCTTCAGAAGGCAGCTATTCCATGCCTTCAGGACACACTTCAACAGCATTTGCAACGGCTACTTCGTTGAGTATGGCTTATCCTAAATGGTATGTAGTTGTACCTTCTTTTGTTTGGGCTAGTTCAGTAGGGTATTCTCGAATGCATTTGGGCGTCCATTATCCCTCCGATGTTTTCATAGGAGCTATTGTTGGGAGTAGTTCGGTTTATGTTACTCGCAAATTAAATCAATGGTTGGATAGAAAATACAATAAAATTAAATAA